Sequence from the Gemmatimonadaceae bacterium genome:
TTGTCGAACGTGCTCGGCGCCCGCGGCGCGGCGGTGAATGACGTACTCGCCCGGCTGAGCGGCTTGCGCAGCGGATCGATCTCGTCGCTGATGCGCATGGCGGCCCCGTTGCTGCTCGGCGTCCTGGGGAAGCGCGCCCGTGACGGCGGCTTGAACGCGAGCTCGTTTACGCGTCTGTTCGAGGACGAGCGCGAGGGAATCGAGAACGCGGCGCCTCCGGGGGTCGCGGGAGCACTCGGGCTGGCCGAGCCGGCGGCTCCGTCATACGACGCCGAGGCGAGCTATGAGACGCGGCCCGCCGACCAACCGTCGCGAGTCTACGCTCCCGAAGAGCAGACGAGTGGCGTACGCTGGCTGTGGCCGGCGCTGGTCGCGCTCGCCGCAATCGCGCTTTTCCTCGGCACGCGCGCCAGGCATCGCACGCCGGCTCCCGTAGCCGACACGACGACCGCGCGCGCGCGTACCGCGGGCGGAACGGTGGCCGAGCTGTCGTCGGGCATTACGCAGGTGAAGCTTCCCAACGGAAACGTCCTCACCGTGCCCGGCTCGAGCGCCGAAGCCAAGCTCGTGGCCTTCCTCAACGATTCGACTCGCGCCCTAAACGACACGTCGTGGATCGTGCTCGACCGCGTCCACTTCGAGAGCAACTCCAGCAAGATCGACCCGGACGCCGAGAATCAGGCCAAGAACGTCAGCGACATCCTCAAGGCATATCCGCACGCCGTCGCGAAGATCGGCGGCTACACGGACAGTACGGGAAGTGACGCCGCCAACCTGAGACTGTCGCGCGAGCGCGCCGAGAGCGCAGTCTCGTCCGTCGAGCACAACGGCCTCTCCGCGTCGCGCATCATGGCCGAGGGGTTCGGATCGAAGAACCCGGTGGCGGACAACTCCACCGACGACGGAAAAGCTCAGAACCGCCGCGTGGCGTTGCTGGTGATCACGAGATAGTCGCGGTCACGGGCCTCTGGCCACAGGTCTCCGGTCACCGGTCACCGGTCACCGGTCTCCGGTCTCCGGTCTCCGGTCTCCGGTCTCCGAGCCAAGCAGTTATCGGTGACCGGTGATCGTCGGCAAAGGCTTTGTTCTTCCGCGAAATCCGTGTGTAATCCGTGAAATCGTTGCAGTACCAATTCGTGCAGCTCCCCAGGCGCAACATCGATCACCCTCGAGTGCCAGCAACGCCCTATTGAGGTCGATGAAAGAGCCCGACGTAGACGGCTTTGCCGAGTACGTGGCCTTGCATCGCTTTCATGACGTTGGCGCGCGTCTCGAGCGCGGCGTTCACGGCCGGCGTCGCGGATGACGGGGTGACGTCGAGCTTCGTGTCGAGCGCGTAGACCTCGAACGTGTAGTGATGCAGCGGCCCGGTCGCGGGCGCTCCCGGTCCACGATATCCCGGGCCCGACGCGCTGATTTGGCGAGTGCCGTCGGGGAGCTCCGCGCCGGACTTCATCGCCTCGGGCAATCCGGCTGCTCCGGCGGGGATGTTCCAGACGATCCAATGCGGCTGCGTTTCGGTGCCGCGCTGAATGGACACGTCGGGGTCGAGCATGTTCACCACGAAGCTCATGGTTCCCGCCGGCACGTTGCTCCATTTGAGCTCGGGCGAGACCTGCTCGCCCGCCTGAGTGAACTTCGCCGGGATCTGTGCGCCGTCGGGCCATGCGGGGATGGTGAGCACCATCGGCGTCGGGCGCGGCGCGGGCGCGGCCTGGGCTCGCGCCTGTGATGCACTGGCGATCAAAACGACAGCAGCCAAGAAGGCGCGAACGGCGAGGGGTCGCATGCGATCAGCCTCGTGTTGGAGTTGCAGCGACA
This genomic interval carries:
- a CDS encoding OmpA family protein translates to MTTSLIDSVKNLATPDLTSKIASSLGEPMHGVSSALLGGLNSMLLGILGKTADPTAMRSVFNIVTDPVNDGRVLDNPADLVGAPEGALSSLGGQLLSNVLGARGAAVNDVLARLSGLRSGSISSLMRMAAPLLLGVLGKRARDGGLNASSFTRLFEDEREGIENAAPPGVAGALGLAEPAAPSYDAEASYETRPADQPSRVYAPEEQTSGVRWLWPALVALAAIALFLGTRARHRTPAPVADTTTARARTAGGTVAELSSGITQVKLPNGNVLTVPGSSAEAKLVAFLNDSTRALNDTSWIVLDRVHFESNSSKIDPDAENQAKNVSDILKAYPHAVAKIGGYTDSTGSDAANLRLSRERAESAVSSVEHNGLSASRIMAEGFGSKNPVADNSTDDGKAQNRRVALLVITR
- a CDS encoding YbhB/YbcL family Raf kinase inhibitor-like protein, producing the protein MRPLAVRAFLAAVVLIASASQARAQAAPAPRPTPMVLTIPAWPDGAQIPAKFTQAGEQVSPELKWSNVPAGTMSFVVNMLDPDVSIQRGTETQPHWIVWNIPAGAAGLPEAMKSGAELPDGTRQISASGPGYRGPGAPATGPLHHYTFEVYALDTKLDVTPSSATPAVNAALETRANVMKAMQGHVLGKAVYVGLFHRPQ